The segment TAACATCATTTTCCCTATAACTGGTTTGAAGTTTTGTGCTTTGAACAAGAGTTTACTTTTTAGCAAGACGGGGGGTGTCCTAGTTGTCTTATcttatttttatgagaaaataaaatcagaATAGGATTGGAACTTGGGAAAGacatgaagaaagagaaaagaaagagtaagaaaagaaaagaaagaaagtggggggGGGGGGACGGCATGGAAAATATTAGAAGCATGCATGATCAAGATCACTATCAGAATAGGATAGGACAACAAAGCTTTCCATTCTATGGAGAAATCGAGGTGCCTTCATCTATCATATTTAAAACCTTTACTTTGAATGTCATATGAGAATCGAAAGCAATCAGATCTTGTTAGGATCTTGGCTGGTAAATATTTGTAGTGAATGATGATgtcatgtttaaaatttttacaacTCTGGAACCACGCATTGATGAGAATAGAATAGatgtaaaaaattaaagaataataaTACCACTAGCAACTGTGTATTGAGGACTGTTTGAGTCGAATtctatgatgattttttttagtttaatGTTATTGCAAAAGATGATGTAAATAACTATCCATTAAGTTTTTAAGGCACCAACCCTTTACTCTTTGTTTGATATGAAAGATGTATTgaaagatggatggatggatggatgaaaTGGATCTTCCATCCATCCTTTCATATGTTTGGTTAAACATGGAAAGATGAATAGAAATAATCTCCTCTTTTATTTGGCATAAAAGGAATAAAAGAAATGAAAGGTGTTATTTATATAACATTTTTACTAGGTTATCTTTtactaaaaatattattattatcaatttataacacttataatactaaaaaaataaacaaggtataaacttataatcattataatctataattatataaaaaattatataaatatttaatattaatttaacttaATATAATGAATGATTTTATGAATTAAATATTAATGAATTAGTTATGTATATTAATTTtacaaataactaattaatttataattcaactaaaatagttaattaatattatataaatagttaattaaaattagtaaataaaaataaagaaatagaagataattataGTTGTTAaacttatatattaaaattaaaatgattagtaataaaattttatggtatatgattaatagtatatataaaaaatatataaataatatgaatgaaaaagtgaagaaatattatagttttatcaaaaaaattaatgagagataAATTTATCCCTGTAAAAATTTACTTGTCAATGCTCCATCCATCCTTCATTGCATTCTTCCAATTCAGAAAGATGCAAATTAGTAGGCCAGAGTGAAAGGataattcttcatttttcattcatcatCTCTATAACTTTTTGAATCGAATAGTGATGGAGGTTATCCATCCTTCCAACCTCATCTATCCATCTTTCATAATCCTAACCAAACTtaggattaaaattatttaatattaactAGAAAGCCTGAATTAAGGGACAAGAAAAATAGGAAATGAAAATGGTCAAGGTTAACACCACAAGTAAAAAAACTCAAAGGTGAAATAAACACAAGCTGCACCACTTTATAAGGTTTCTGAAGTCAACATTTAATTACCGGCAtaaatgctagatcaaaaaacttAATGGTAGAAATGCATCTTTCTCGGTTGGTGGAAGTTTTGCCATGTCAGAGTGCAAAACACACCTTCCACTTCACTAGAAATTTTACAAGATGCTTCCACAATATAATAACAGAGAATCCAAATCATACAGTTAACGCATAATTTTGAGCTATTTTTCTTAACTCATGGGCACATACACCATGCTAGCTGTGGATGATCCACGAACAATGAACACTATTTTGTACATGGTTCCTCCCATGAATATCTATTCCCACAACGAGCGCGTCTCACTTTGGGGGAAGAAGACTAGCAAGACATTGGAGAGGATCTATGACCCAGAAGAAGAGGTCTTCGGGAAGATCAAAGGTGAACATGAAATTTCCCAAAAGCTTTAGATGCAACAAATTAAGGAATTCTGACATGCATCCTTGATTTGTGAACATTAAGTAGACTAAAGTATATCTTCTAGGCTAACAATTCACTTGTGCTTGGTTTAGGTAATGGGGTACAAAGTCaacctttttttttccccctctgaCCCCCTCATATATCATCTCAGTCATGGTGGGCTGTTACATGATGATTCTACCAATAAGCAAAATCATAACAATTGATTTACATGCCGTTAAACATTACAATATACACTCATCAGGAGTAtaacttctttcttcttcttcttcatattttttttttttttttttttttttgttgtgtgaCAATCACAAGGATGGTCTTATACCAAACAACCTCTTATGGTTGATTTAGATGATAGTTGGTGGTTAGGCTCAGGTTTATTTATCACATAACTTCCTACAAAAATATCTTTGCCACGAGATCATGGGTAATAAAATCAACATCTATATTAGAAGATTCAGCCTTTAGTATAGTTGTTAGCACCAATGACCTTTGGAAAAACAGTTACTCTTAAAAATatgtaatatatttataaaaatagaaaaaaatcttgTGTTTTATGTATTTACATGGTCTTTATGGCTTTGAAATggtaataaaaagattattctgctGGTGTGCAAAATATTTTTTCCCTTTTAACCAGCAATGAAAGGATTAGTTTGTGAGAAGTTAAGAAGAAAGCGTTGTTTATAAGAGGCGAGAGGATCGGCAGGGGCAACCTGAGCCAACAAAGGAAAGGAAGCTGAATTTTACCAAAATTTTGATAATACTCTTAACTTATTTCTATAGACCATTTAATACATCCCCAATAGATGTAAGTTGTCCTTCTATTTGCTAGAGCATATACGAGCATCAATTCCGATGGTTTTGAGTTCCGACCATGATTTGCTGCAACGAAAAACCTTTTAAACACTGCTTAGTCTTGTCATTGCATCATCTGATGCGAACTCTACATCATCAAAATCCTATACAAATGGATAATTCATAATCGTACCAAATTCATCGCATTATTTTTGGACCAATTCAATTAAAACTCGGGAAGGCACAGACTTAATGGTGTTAAAAATCGTCGATCAACCGGAATCAATTGGGATTTCGATTGAGACGTGGATCCAAACACCCATAGCGATGGCCTTCTGAGTCACCGTTCCACCTCCACTACTCCTCTTCCTTTGCCGCTGCCCCTAAAGCCGTGTACGATGCCGGCAGCTCACAACTTCGTGTTTCTCCTTTTCTCCATCTCATTCATCTTCTTTCTTATAACCTCCACAAGAGCAGCACTCACTCCCTCCCTCTCCACCATAACATTCCCAAACTGTCCAACTAACAgcccttctcttcctccctctaacGCTACCACCACCACCCGCCGTCCTTCCTCGTCCTTTGGTGACTACCTGGACTTCAACGCCGGCCTCGTCTAGCGCCGGTGACCTCCTGGGAAACAAAGGCGCCACCTTCTTTTTTCGTTCCCATCCCTCAAAATCTCCCCTCTATGTACAAAATTAACAGAACAAACAATGAATGGGATGCAAGCGTCCGGCGACAATTGCAACCAAGAAGGCACGTCGATCTTATGCAGGGCCGGGTTACAACCTAAATGAATATTGTTTCCGTTCTTTCCTTTGTatcagtgtttttttttttttttttttttttgctctatcAACCTGTGATGTGTCGAGCGATGGTTGAAGTGGTCCAGGAATGACGTGTGGACCTAATTCAACCAAAAAATCTTTCACACCAACCTACCAACGTGATCCTTTCGCGCCTACCCGACCGAGGTAAGCTTACTCGAGCCAACCCTTATAAATTACCATCAACGAGCTGGGTCCCGGACATAGCTGAGATTGTCCAGTTCCATACTTGGCAGGAGAAGCTTATTTCCTTGGCCAGCATCATCGGACGGTCGAGAATGGCTGGGGAGAAGAGCAAGATCCTGATCATCGGCAGCACGGGGTACATCGGAAAGTTCATCACGGCGGCGAGTGCGCGGTCAGGTCACCCCACCTTCGCCTTTGTGAGAGACACCGCCCCCTCCGATCCGGCCAAGGCGAAGCTCCTGGACGACTTCAAGGCCTCGGGCGTCACCCTCATCCAAGTAACCGAGAACTCTAACCCTAATTTCCCATAAAGCTGTCGCCTTTATTGGTATCTCTTTCCAATTTTAGGGGGATCTTTATGATCATGGGAGCTTGGTGAAGGCGATAAAGCAAGTGGACGTGGTGATCTCGACGGTGGGGTTCTTGCAAGTGGCCGATCAGACCAAGATCATCGCCGCAATTAAAGAAGCTGGAAACATTAAGGCGAGGGCTTCTTCATCCCTCTCTCCTCATTTTgatctctatttttaattttgcTAGTTGTGAGAATGGAATCTGGTCGCTGCCATCCGCTGTGTACGAGGTCCTCTTTATAACGTTCGGATGGGTTTgaacttttttttgataaagtgaggttatgattttaatattttaaccCCTCCTGTCCGGCCTCCTTCAATTGTTTCGGGAGACGGATCTCCATGTGCTTCCCATCCCACGAATGGCACGAGTGAACCATAACAACCTTAGATACTTGTACATGGATGTGTATGCGTGGGTGCGTACGAACAAGATATACATAAACTGCTGCCAGATGTAAAATACTATAATTTCAGAACAACTTACTTATAAACGCCGAGAAGGTATATGTTACTCTCACTAACATCAGAAGGATCAGGGATGCAGCTAATTTTCATTCACACATTATCTGTATTTCCAGTAAATATGAACTTTGCCAGAAAGACCATTATCATTTTGCTTAATTTCTAATGGTACATGTCTTTTAACATATGCCATTTTATTTTGTCAGATATACTTTATTGCTCAATTCCAACATGATAAATCCAAAATTATGCTAGCTAGTAATCTTTGTTTCGTTGAAGCATGTTTTGAAAACTTATTCATTTGTTTGATATTTTTGCTTCTCTTGGAAATGTATGGGTGTTCTCATGCCATCCCTCTGAAGTTGCTACTTATCGATACCTAGGTCGGCTTCAGGGTTTGAATCATCAACTCTTTGCAGCAAATAACTTTCTGACTTTCCCTAAATTATTCTATTCTTTTGCACTGCCGCACGATGTCTGCCATATTTTGGAATATTCATGCAAGATCGACTGATAGTTGCTAAAATGTTGGACGCCAAACTGCTTGTGGAGGCATCTATGTTTACAATAATTATATATGGATTCCATTTATCCTTGGCGAATCAATTTGGTGAATCTTTATATATGGGCTTACATTCTTGCAATCTTTGGTAATAGGATTATTTTCTCTTTGAATAATTTTATACTGAACTTTGTTTTGGAGTTTGCAGAGATTCTTCCCATCTGAATTTGGGAATGATGTCGATCGTGTGCATGCTGTGGAGCCAGCAAAATCAACATTTGCCATCAAGGCCCAGATCAGACGTGCTATTGAAGCAGAGGGGATTCCTTACACTATTGTTTGTTCCAACTTCTTTGCTGGTTACTTCCTTCCATCAATTGGACAAGCCGGAGAGGCTGGTCTTCCCACGGATAAAGTTGTTATCTTAGGTGATGGGAATACCAAAGGTAACTAACTATTTTGGTCTTGCCAGTGTTCACCTCTGTCAGTTTGCTAGAACCAAAACCCATAAATGGTGAAGAGAAAGTTGGCAAAATCATCACATTTGAAGAAGCCATTTGTCAGCTAATCTGGCATTATTTCCCTTGTTTCAGTAATCTTTGTGAACGAAGATGACATTGGCACATTCACCATTAGAGCCGTGGATGACCCAAGAACACGGAACAAGATTCTGCATCTTAGACCACCCCCCAACACCTTATCTCACAATGAGCTAGTCTCCCTGtgggagaagaaggttggcaagaCCTTTGAGAGGGTTTATGTTCCTGAAGAACAAGTTCTGAAGCAGATCCAAGGTGCATAGAAACTTAATCTAGGTTCAAGATTAAGATCATCATAAACCTATCCCCTAACACAGGTGCTTATTGTCTTTCAGAATCTCCCATTCCGTTGAATATCGTGCTGTCTATCTGCTTCTCTGTCTTCATTAAGGGGGACCATACAAACTTTCAGATTGAGCCATCATTTGATGTGGAAGCCACGGAGCTCTATCCTGATGTCAAATACACTACCGTTGATGAGTATCTGAACCGGTTTATCTGAAAGTACACTTCTTAATTCGGCTAGTACCACTTTTACTTCTGATGTGTTTAGGTACCTTTATGATGTTTTCGTTATGCTTGTTTGATATTAAAGGATTCCTGTCTGTGTTTTGGTTACATATATAAAAGGATTCCTGACTGTCTTTTGGTTATGTATATAAATATCTTCAATGTTATTTGTTCCAAAGCATGAAATCTTAGTGTCTTTTTTCCCCCTGACAATGGGGAGGCTTAGTCACATCCATCCTTCTTTATTATTATTTACTATTATTAGTATTATTATAATGTCGGTACTATTATTGCTACTATTATTCTTACTGTTATTGCTCCTATCATTACTTTTATTGCTATTATAACTATTATTATCATCATGATCATTTTCATTATCATTATTTTAAGAGTGCGAGAGGGATCTCTGTTGAAGTTCATGCACCTCTTCCAATGAGAAAAGGCTTGGTTACAAGAGGCATTAGGTCTATTGAGGCCCAAACAGTTGGCTCCAACCGAAACAAGCTTGGTAGAGATTGTGAATGCTTCTCCTGTTTAGCATTAAAGTTTGGTAGACTGTAATTTATCTTAATCTCATCTACTTGCGGTCAATTTAGTTTAAGGTTAACATTATTTTCTCCATAATTGATTTGAAGTTTGGTGCTTTGGATAAGGTTTTACATCTCGGTAGGATGGAGGGCGTCCCGGTCGCCTCATCctatttttatgagaaaatgaGATCGAAATGGGGTCAAAACTTCGAAACCCATCTACTCGGGGAgacatgaaaaaaaaagaagagaaagaaaggaaaaataaaaaaaaaagaaagaaataaagaaaagtaaaaaagaaaGGAAACTAGGGGGAGAGATAGAAAATATCATAAGGATGCATGATCAAAACTGCCATCAGGACAGGATGGGACATCAAAGCTTCCCATTCCATGGAGAAATGCAGATATCTCCATCCCATCAAATTTAAAACCTTTGCCTTGAATGTGGTGTGAGAATTGAAAACAATCAGACCTTGTTAGGATAGTGAGAACTTGGCTAGCAATTATTCGCGGTAAATGATGATGGCatgtttaaaatattttcaactatTGAACCGAGCATTGATGAGAATAGACTAGGTGTAAGAAATTAAAGATGATAATACCACGAGCAACTGTACATGGAGGACTGTTTTAATTGAATTCTATGGTGATTTCTTTTAGTTTAAATGTTATTGCAAAAGATGATGTAAATAAGTGCCCATCAAGTTTTCAAGGAACCAACCCTTTAGGGTCAGCTAACATTAACTAGAAAGCCTGAATTAAAGGGCAAGAAAAATAGGAAATGAAAATGGTCAAGGTTAACACCGCAAGTAAAAAACCCATAGATGAAATAAAGACAAGCTGCACCACTTTATGAGGTTTCTGAAGTCAACATTTAATTACCAGCATAAATGCTAGATCAAATAACATTATAGTAGAAATGCATCTCTTTCAGCTGGAAGTATTGCCATGTCAAAGTGCAAAACACACCTTGAACTTCATTCGGAATTTTACAAGATGCTTCTACAATATAAGAATAGAGTATCCAAATCATACAGTTAAGGCATAATTTTGAGCTGTTTTTCTTAACTTATCGGCACATACAGCATGCTGGCCATGGATGACCCAGGAACAGTGAACACTATTTTGTACATGGTTCCTCCAATGAATATCTATTGCCACAGTAAGCATGTCTCGCTTTGGGGAAAGGAGACTGGCAAGACATTGGAGAGGATCTGTGTCCCAGAAGAAGAGGTCCACAAGAAGATCAAAGGTGAACAAGAAATTTCCCAAAAGCTTTAGATGCAGCCAATTAAGGAATTCTGATATGCATCTGTTGATTTGTTAACATTTAGACTGACAAGATGTCTTTTAGGCTAACAATTCACTTGTGCTCAGTTTAGGTAATGGCATTCATAATCAACCTTTTTCCCTCTCATGTATCATCTCAATCATGGTGGGCTGTTACATAATGTTTTTACTAATAAGCAAGCTCATAACAATTGATTTACATGCCGTAAAACATTACAATATACACTCATCACAATtatagcttctttttttttttttttttttttttttttttttttttttttttttttttttaaacaatgacTATAATCTTCTTATATGTTTTGGTCAATACTTATCTTCTAATTTAGAATTTTCTATCCATTGCAGAACCATGAGTATATGAGAGGTAAAAATCTCAGAAGACAGTagcctcttttttctttctatatgCATTATGCATCGTATCATATCATCTTAGGGTATCTGAACATTAAAATGGGTATGTTAAATGTAAATCAGGGCCCTTATCTTTCAAAAAGAAATGCTCATCAGGAGGATTCTGGGGTTTTCTCCTTACAGTAGCTTTCTTTGCCTTTCTGTGGTGCGGAGTCCCCGTTCGCAGTAATTTCTTactgggtataaaatactccatATTTGTCGAGGGAGACGGCACCAACTATGAAGCCAAACCATCATTTGGTGTAGAGGCCACTGTGTTTTATCTGGATATCAGATACACCAATGAAATTACAGAATGTGATCATATTTTAATAGAAGGTTTGTTGGACCTAAATGCTTGATCTTAAAGTGGCatattttcttctaaaaaattCATTTGTGACCCAAGTCCTACTTAGTTACATAGAAACTCTCGTTTTTGTTTGTCCCCCTTCTTTCCCTTGGAGTGACCACCTTGGCCACTCCACCTTGTATCATTTCATCTTTCCAATGAATGGGTGACAATCTCAACTGTCAAAAACAGGCAAAATCCCTTTCTAATAATACTATCTTCCAAAATCCTCTGTTAGATTAGTCTTAACTTAATCCCTTTAACTTGTTTCTTATCACAACTCCCCAACAGCAACAAGGAAGTCTTATTCCTATGTTTTTCCCACTTAAAAGGTCCTGCTGTACCTATTTGCAACAATAAGACTAGCATTTCTGCTCAATAATATGCACATTATAAAATCCTATAACATAGATGTTTGCTGTTCTTCTCTTGAGGAAATCCCAGTTTCATACTTTAAAGGGTCCTGCTGCACTCAACTGCA is part of the Elaeis guineensis isolate ETL-2024a chromosome 15, EG11, whole genome shotgun sequence genome and harbors:
- the LOC105058757 gene encoding phenylcoumaran benzylic ether reductase Pyrc5 isoform X1 — encoded protein: MTQKKRSSGRSKEKLISLASIIGRSRMAGEKSKILIIGSTGYIGKFITAASARSGHPTFAFVRDTAPSDPAKAKLLDDFKASGVTLIQGDLYDHGSLVKAIKQVDVVISTVGFLQVADQTKIIAAIKEAGNIKRFFPSEFGNDVDRVHAVEPAKSTFAIKAQIRRAIEAEGIPYTIVCSNFFAGYFLPSIGQAGEAGLPTDKVVILGDGNTKVIFVNEDDIGTFTIRAVDDPRTRNKILHLRPPPNTLSHNELVSLWEKKVGKTFERVYVPEEQVLKQIQESPIPLNIVLSICFSVFIKGDHTNFQIEPSFDVEATELYPDVKYTTVDEYLNRFI
- the LOC105058757 gene encoding phenylcoumaran benzylic ether reductase Pyrc5 isoform X2, producing MAGEKSKILIIGSTGYIGKFITAASARSGHPTFAFVRDTAPSDPAKAKLLDDFKASGVTLIQGDLYDHGSLVKAIKQVDVVISTVGFLQVADQTKIIAAIKEAGNIKRFFPSEFGNDVDRVHAVEPAKSTFAIKAQIRRAIEAEGIPYTIVCSNFFAGYFLPSIGQAGEAGLPTDKVVILGDGNTKVIFVNEDDIGTFTIRAVDDPRTRNKILHLRPPPNTLSHNELVSLWEKKVGKTFERVYVPEEQVLKQIQESPIPLNIVLSICFSVFIKGDHTNFQIEPSFDVEATELYPDVKYTTVDEYLNRFI